From one Takifugu rubripes chromosome 14, fTakRub1.2, whole genome shotgun sequence genomic stretch:
- the reep2 gene encoding receptor expression-enhancing protein 2 — MVSWIISRVVVLAFGTLYPAYSSYKAVKTKNVKEYVKWMMYWIVFALFTTAETATDLFLSWFPFYFELKIAFVIWLLSPYTKGSSVLYRKFVHPTLSNKEKEIDEYIAQAKDRSYETMMRFGKRGLNLAANAAVTAASKGQGVLSDKLRSFSMQDLTLINADDELGLHTSEPRVRREPADDMSSGASTLPRARSTAGRQTRSLAANSLADDASSQHGSDQSDTRTEHSDEDVVEKAAKRGSTAKTTKKTATVKTETQTKPVKKPAKKKSSANTAETPP; from the exons CCTCGCATTTGGGACTCTCTATCCAGCGTACTCCTCATACAAGGCCGTCAAAACGAAGAACGTTAAAGAATAT gtgaaGTGGATGATGTACTGGATAGTGTTTGCGTTGTTCACAACAGCTGAGACGGCCACAGACTTGTTCCTATCATG GTTTCCATTTTACTTTGAGCTGAAGATCGCCTTTGTGATCTGGCTGCTGTCTCCGTACACTAAGGGCTCCAGCGTCCTCTACCGCAAGTTTGTCCACCCAACCCTGTCCAACAAAGAGAAG GAGATAGACGAGTACATCGCACAGGCCAAAGACAGGAGCTATGAAACCATGATGAGGTTTGGGAAGAGGGGCCTCAACCTGGCTGCTAACGCGGCAGTGACAGCAGCCAGCAAG ggtcagggggtgCTCTCGGACAAGCTGCGGAGTTTCAGCATGCAGGACCTGACCCTCATCAACGCCGACGACGAGCTGGGTCTCCACACGTCGGAGCCTCGCGTGAGACGGGAGCCTGCGGACGACATGAGCTCGGGGGCCAGCACGCTGCCCCGGGCCAGGAGCACAGCTGGGCGGCAGA CTCGCTCCCTGGCGGCCAATTCGCTCGCTGACGACGCCTCCTCCCAACACGGCTCTGACCAATCGGACACGAGGACCGAACACTCCGATGAGGATGTGGTGGAGAAAGCAGCCAAACGTGGCAGCACTGCCAAAACTACCAAGAAAACTGCCACAGTCAAGAcggag ACTCAAACTAAGCCGGTGAAGAAGCCagcaaagaaaaagagcagCGCCAACACCGCTGAGACGCCCCCGTGA